A part of Quatrionicoccus australiensis genomic DNA contains:
- a CDS encoding histidine phosphatase family protein — translation MVEIPTSQPTRICLVRHGETEWNAERRIQGQIDIGLNENGVRQAEAAGRWLQGTGIVALYSSDLKRAWTTAQAIGSALGLVPHAAPEMRERRYGVFEGLTYAEAQQKFPDGYAAFEGRNADYAFENGESLQVMFARVTGKLQTIAAAHAGQTVAVVLHGGVLDIINRFVRGNSLEMQRDFLIPNAGLNWIATVDGRWHIESWAETDHLAPGALDELPA, via the coding sequence ATGGTGGAAATCCCTACAAGCCAGCCGACCCGCATCTGCCTGGTGCGACACGGCGAGACCGAATGGAATGCCGAGCGCCGCATCCAGGGGCAGATCGATATCGGGCTCAACGAAAATGGCGTGCGCCAGGCCGAGGCGGCCGGTCGCTGGCTGCAGGGGACCGGCATTGTCGCCCTTTACAGCAGCGATCTCAAGCGTGCCTGGACGACGGCGCAGGCGATAGGTTCGGCTCTCGGTCTGGTGCCGCACGCTGCGCCGGAGATGCGCGAACGGCGTTATGGCGTGTTCGAAGGCCTGACCTACGCCGAGGCGCAGCAGAAGTTTCCCGACGGTTACGCCGCATTTGAAGGGCGCAATGCCGACTACGCCTTCGAAAACGGCGAGAGCCTGCAAGTGATGTTCGCGCGCGTCACCGGTAAGCTGCAGACAATTGCCGCGGCACATGCCGGCCAGACGGTGGCGGTCGTGCTGCATGGCGGCGTGCTCGACATCATCAACCGCTTCGTGCGCGGCAACAGCCTCGAGATGCAGCGCGATTTCCTGATCCCGAATGCCGGCCTCAACTGGATCGCAACGGTCGACGGCCGCTGGCACATCGAAAGCTGGGCCGAAACCGATCATCTGGCGCCAGGCGCCCTTGATGAGCTTCCGGCGTGA
- a CDS encoding TRAP transporter small permease subunit: protein MTLLLKLSQLIDWLNERVGKAAFWLVLLMTIFSAGNATVRFIFNYSSNGLLEIQWYLFAAVFILCSPYTLQKNEHVRIDVLAGKLSPKGQAVIDIIGTLFFLLPMVIVVLWLSLPLVAESYRINEMSSNAGGLIRWPVKVLLPIGFTLLALQGISELIKRIAFLAGLIEDPNNKAKGPTPEEELAAAIAAANAKEAK from the coding sequence GTGACCCTTCTGCTCAAGCTCTCGCAGCTGATCGACTGGCTCAACGAGCGGGTCGGCAAAGCAGCGTTCTGGCTGGTACTGCTGATGACCATCTTCAGCGCCGGCAATGCCACCGTCCGTTTCATCTTCAACTACAGTTCCAACGGCCTGCTGGAAATCCAGTGGTACCTGTTTGCCGCTGTCTTCATCCTGTGTTCGCCCTATACCCTGCAAAAGAACGAGCACGTCCGCATCGACGTGCTGGCCGGCAAATTGTCGCCCAAGGGCCAGGCCGTGATCGACATCATCGGCACCCTGTTCTTCCTGCTGCCCATGGTCATCGTCGTGCTCTGGCTGTCGCTGCCCCTGGTCGCTGAATCCTACAGGATCAACGAAATGTCCTCCAATGCCGGCGGCCTGATTCGCTGGCCGGTCAAGGTGCTGCTGCCGATCGGCTTCACGCTGCTCGCCCTGCAGGGCATTTCCGAACTGATCAAGCGCATCGCCTTCCTGGCCGGCCTGATCGAAGACCCGAACAACAAGGCAAAGGGTCCGACCCCCGAAGAAGAACTGGCTGCCGCCATTGCCGCCGCCAATGCCAAGGAGGCCAAATAA